From a single Nostoc edaphicum CCNP1411 genomic region:
- a CDS encoding AAA family ATPase: MPFNPELCRNESEVESKLIVQYLLPQLGYTPDTWHQEVAVGSIRLDFLAFAAQVIPFVLDANSPLSVVMEAKHPKQNLNNHVPRLRHYLTSLNVRYGLLTNGKEIRIYQKSQYDIQLLFQCSGKEVEIKLDQIKILIGRESLKEGQLVDKPEVQITENNSNIETKREHSMKTIAVYHNKGGVGKTTTVVNLAAALRKKGKRVLVIDLDSQANTTFATGLVKFDDEEFDDIKDSNIFHVLQSEDFYPIAEVARKSNFSNPEIYVVPAHIDLIRLETELNALDYSRLILIEKLEKVKDQYDVVLIDTPPSLNLYAKIALIATDFLIIPSDLKPFANQGLTNVKEFIKTINGFRKQIRKPPIQIIGVLACKISTNAKFVQSTLKNRLEKIYSRYGINVMDAVIYEREDLAKCAERIQIVGDIEIADPISVLDFKPDSTSAHEFELLAIEVLQKIGLP, translated from the coding sequence TTGCCTTTTAATCCTGAGCTATGCCGTAACGAAAGCGAAGTTGAAAGCAAACTCATAGTGCAGTATTTGCTACCGCAGCTAGGTTATACTCCTGACACCTGGCATCAAGAAGTTGCCGTTGGTAGCATCCGCTTAGATTTCTTAGCATTTGCCGCACAGGTGATTCCCTTTGTCTTAGATGCAAATTCACCGCTGAGTGTCGTCATGGAGGCAAAGCATCCCAAACAAAACTTAAATAATCATGTCCCCCGACTCAGGCATTATTTAACCAGCTTGAATGTCAGGTATGGATTGTTGACTAATGGCAAAGAGATTAGAATTTATCAAAAATCGCAATACGATATTCAGCTATTATTTCAGTGTTCTGGGAAGGAAGTTGAGATAAAGTTAGATCAAATTAAAATTTTAATTGGTAGAGAGAGTTTGAAAGAGGGACAGTTAGTAGATAAACCAGAAGTTCAAATAACTGAAAATAATTCCAATATTGAAACGAAAAGGGAACATTCAATGAAAACAATCGCGGTTTACCATAATAAAGGTGGCGTTGGTAAGACAACAACTGTAGTTAATCTAGCCGCCGCTCTTAGGAAGAAGGGAAAAAGAGTTCTAGTTATTGATTTAGATAGCCAAGCTAATACTACATTTGCTACTGGTTTAGTCAAATTTGATGATGAAGAGTTTGATGATATAAAAGATTCTAATATTTTTCATGTATTGCAATCAGAAGATTTTTATCCTATTGCAGAGGTAGCGAGAAAATCTAATTTTAGTAATCCAGAAATTTATGTAGTCCCTGCACACATTGATTTGATAAGACTAGAAACAGAACTCAATGCACTTGATTATAGTAGGCTAATATTGATTGAAAAGCTAGAGAAAGTAAAAGACCAATATGATGTTGTGTTAATAGATACGCCACCTTCTTTAAACCTATATGCCAAAATTGCCTTGATAGCTACAGATTTTCTTATTATTCCATCTGATCTAAAACCTTTCGCTAACCAAGGATTAACGAATGTTAAAGAATTTATAAAAACTATTAATGGATTTAGAAAACAAATCAGAAAACCACCAATTCAAATTATAGGAGTCCTAGCTTGTAAAATATCAACAAATGCGAAATTTGTGCAATCAACTTTAAAAAATCGTCTAGAAAAGATTTATAGTCGATATGGTATAAACGTGATGGATGCTGTAATTTATGAAAGAGAAGATTTGGCAAAATGCGCTGAAAGAATTCAGATTGTTGGAGATATTGAGATAGCTGATCCAATATCAGTACTAGATTTTAAACCAGACTCAACTTCGGCACATGAATTTGAGTTATTAGCAATAGAAGTTTTACAAAAAATAGGGCTGCCTTAA
- a CDS encoding zinc ribbon domain-containing protein has translation MATVSCPRCHQLVDSQAISCPYCRTTLKAYGHPGIPLHRATGDGYLCDTCTYHADDTCNFPQRPYAKDCTLYQNIEETKLELQQQRYTNSFAITVKSWVKRNQALLLLLGLLLVCLLFVILRS, from the coding sequence TTGGCTACTGTATCTTGTCCCCGCTGCCATCAACTCGTTGATAGTCAAGCTATTAGTTGTCCCTATTGTCGGACAACACTCAAAGCTTACGGTCATCCCGGTATTCCATTGCACCGCGCCACTGGGGACGGGTATCTGTGCGACACCTGCACCTATCACGCTGATGATACTTGCAATTTTCCCCAGCGTCCCTACGCCAAAGACTGTACTCTCTATCAAAATATTGAAGAGACAAAGTTAGAGTTGCAACAGCAGCGTTACACTAACAGTTTTGCAATAACTGTGAAAAGTTGGGTAAAACGTAATCAGGCTTTGCTGTTGCTATTAGGTTTATTATTGGTCTGTTTGTTGTTCGTTATATTAAGGTCTTGA
- the nblS gene encoding two-component system sensor histidine kinase NblS, with amino-acid sequence MITLLKTIRHAIASWWSEFTLQTKLLAVATLVVSLVMSGLTFWAVNTIQQDARMNDTRFGRDLGLLLAANVAPLVADNNLTEVAQFSQRFYSSTSSVRYMLYADETGEIFFGIPFWDAEVENSLTIKRRIQLPEDYPGDGEKPMVRQHMTPDGAVTDVFIPLIVNQKYLGVLAIGINPNQTAVISTNFTRDVTIAVFITIWVMVILAGVINALTITKPIKELLVGVKQIATGNFKQRIDLPLGGELGELILSFNEMAERLERYEEQNIEELTAEKAKLETLVSTIADGAVLIDNNMQVILVNPTAQRIFGWEAADVVGHNVLHHLPSSVQMEITRPLYEMAAGECESAEFRIFINQPTPRTIRILLTTVLNLQRESIKGIAITVQDITREVELNDAKSQFISNVSHELRTPLFNIKTYIETLHDYGEDLGLEERQEFLQTVNHETDRLTRLVNDVLDLSKLESGRNYSFDGVDLAQAIEQTLRTYQLNAKDKGVELIQEVAPNLPLVMGNYDLLVQVFGNLIGNALKFTKAGGKVAIRAYQLDFIPNHTQSCPVRIEISDTGIGIATEDQHSIFERFFRVENRVHTLEGTGLGLSIVRNIIDRHRSKVHLVSEVGIGTTFWFDLAAFEEKAPPIQVEAIAEASKITTV; translated from the coding sequence ATGATAACTCTGTTAAAAACAATTCGACATGCGATCGCTAGTTGGTGGTCAGAGTTCACACTCCAGACCAAACTGCTGGCTGTTGCCACGTTGGTGGTTTCATTGGTGATGAGTGGTCTGACCTTCTGGGCTGTGAATACAATTCAGCAGGATGCGCGGATGAATGACACCCGCTTCGGTCGTGATTTGGGGCTGTTGCTTGCTGCCAACGTTGCGCCCCTAGTCGCTGACAATAATCTCACTGAGGTTGCCCAATTTTCCCAACGTTTTTATAGCAGCACCTCTAGCGTGCGTTATATGCTCTACGCCGATGAGACTGGGGAAATCTTTTTTGGCATTCCTTTTTGGGATGCCGAGGTAGAAAATTCCCTCACCATTAAACGGCGAATACAACTGCCTGAAGATTACCCTGGTGATGGGGAAAAGCCGATGGTGCGGCAACACATGACTCCAGATGGAGCAGTTACAGATGTATTTATTCCCCTGATCGTAAATCAAAAATACTTAGGTGTATTAGCGATCGGGATCAATCCCAATCAGACCGCTGTTATCTCCACCAATTTTACCCGCGATGTCACCATTGCCGTTTTTATCACGATTTGGGTAATGGTAATTTTGGCAGGAGTGATTAACGCCTTGACCATCACCAAGCCCATTAAAGAACTGCTAGTGGGGGTGAAGCAAATTGCTACCGGGAATTTCAAGCAGCGTATTGATTTACCTTTAGGGGGCGAACTGGGGGAGTTAATTTTAAGCTTTAATGAGATGGCAGAGCGATTAGAGCGCTATGAAGAACAGAATATTGAGGAACTGACCGCAGAAAAAGCCAAGCTAGAAACCCTAGTTTCGACGATCGCAGATGGTGCCGTGTTGATTGATAACAACATGCAGGTGATTTTAGTCAACCCCACAGCGCAGCGAATTTTTGGCTGGGAAGCTGCTGATGTGGTAGGCCACAATGTTTTGCATCACTTGCCCTCATCAGTACAAATGGAAATCACCCGTCCCTTGTACGAAATGGCCGCAGGCGAATGTGAAAGCGCCGAATTCCGAATTTTTATTAACCAACCCACTCCACGGACAATCCGCATTCTCTTGACTACAGTACTCAACCTGCAAAGGGAAAGCATTAAAGGTATTGCAATTACCGTCCAAGATATAACCCGTGAGGTGGAATTAAACGATGCAAAAAGCCAATTTATCAGCAACGTTTCCCACGAACTGCGAACGCCTCTATTCAACATCAAAACCTATATTGAAACCCTGCATGACTACGGCGAAGACTTAGGTTTAGAAGAACGGCAAGAGTTTCTGCAAACTGTGAACCATGAAACCGATCGCCTAACCCGCCTAGTTAACGATGTTTTGGATTTGTCAAAACTAGAATCTGGTCGTAACTACAGCTTCGATGGCGTAGATTTAGCCCAAGCGATCGAACAAACACTGCGTACTTATCAACTCAATGCTAAAGATAAAGGTGTTGAACTCATTCAAGAAGTTGCTCCTAATTTGCCCCTGGTAATGGGTAATTATGATCTGTTAGTACAAGTGTTTGGCAACCTGATTGGTAATGCCCTTAAATTCACAAAAGCTGGTGGGAAAGTAGCAATCCGCGCCTACCAACTGGATTTCATACCCAATCACACCCAATCTTGTCCAGTGCGGATTGAAATTTCCGATACTGGAATTGGCATTGCCACAGAAGATCAACACTCAATTTTTGAACGCTTCTTCCGCGTAGAAAACCGAGTTCACACCCTAGAAGGTACGGGTTTAGGTTTATCGATTGTCAGAAATATCATCGATAGACATCGTAGTAAAGTCCATCTGGTGAGTGAAGTTGGTATAGGCACAACTTTTTGGTTCGACTTAGCCGCCTTTGAAGAAAAAGCACCACCGATACAAGTTGAAGCGATTGCGGAAGCATCCAAAATCACCACAGTTTGA
- the purD gene encoding phosphoribosylamine--glycine ligase, with product MKVLVVGNGGREHALAWKLLQSKQIEQVICVPGNGGTASMERCQNLPLAVDDFEGMSRYALEHGITLVIVGPEVPLSKGITDYLQDKGLMVFGPVRVGAQIEASKAWAKALMQEAGIPTARAAVFTEAAAAKSYIKSQGAPIVVKADGLAAGKGVTVAETVVQAESAVDAIFQGQFGSAGEFVVIEECLIGQEVSVLALTDGLTIRPLLPAQDHKRIGDGDTGENTGGMGAYSPAPIATPELMARIQTEVLERAIATLRAKGIDYRGVLYAGLMIAPDGDLKVLEFNCRFGDPETQVILPLLETPLEELILACVQQRLSELPPIAWKGGASATVVAASGGYPGEYEKGQIITGIGEAEATGATVFHAGTKLNQQQEVVTDGGRVLNVTGIGENFEQAIAQAYAGIKYIQFDGIFYRRDIGYRVRS from the coding sequence GTGAAAGTTTTAGTTGTCGGTAATGGGGGGCGCGAACACGCTCTGGCATGGAAACTGTTGCAATCTAAGCAAATTGAGCAAGTTATCTGTGTACCAGGGAATGGGGGCACGGCAAGTATGGAACGTTGCCAGAACTTGCCCTTAGCAGTAGATGATTTTGAGGGCATGAGCCGATATGCTTTAGAACATGGCATAACTCTGGTAATAGTTGGGCCAGAAGTCCCCCTGTCTAAGGGAATTACAGATTACCTCCAAGACAAAGGATTGATGGTATTTGGCCCAGTCAGAGTGGGAGCGCAAATTGAGGCGAGTAAAGCTTGGGCAAAAGCCTTGATGCAAGAAGCAGGGATTCCGACGGCACGGGCTGCGGTATTTACGGAGGCAGCAGCAGCAAAATCTTACATCAAATCTCAAGGAGCGCCAATTGTTGTCAAAGCTGATGGCTTGGCGGCTGGTAAGGGTGTAACGGTTGCTGAAACAGTTGTACAAGCAGAAAGTGCCGTTGATGCGATTTTTCAGGGACAATTTGGCAGTGCTGGTGAGTTTGTTGTCATTGAAGAATGTTTGATTGGACAAGAGGTTTCAGTTTTAGCGTTGACCGATGGGTTAACAATTAGACCCTTGCTGCCAGCTCAAGACCACAAGCGGATTGGTGACGGCGATACGGGGGAAAATACTGGTGGGATGGGAGCATACAGCCCAGCACCCATTGCTACCCCAGAGTTGATGGCACGTATTCAAACAGAAGTCTTAGAAAGAGCGATCGCCACCTTACGAGCTAAAGGCATTGATTACCGAGGCGTGCTGTATGCTGGATTAATGATTGCACCCGATGGCGACTTGAAGGTTTTGGAATTTAACTGTCGCTTCGGCGATCCAGAAACCCAGGTGATTTTGCCACTGTTAGAAACACCCCTTGAAGAGTTAATTCTAGCCTGTGTACAACAACGATTAAGTGAATTGCCGCCCATTGCTTGGAAAGGGGGAGCATCTGCCACTGTCGTTGCAGCTTCAGGTGGTTATCCAGGAGAATATGAGAAAGGCCAGATCATTACTGGTATTGGTGAGGCAGAGGCAACAGGAGCAACTGTATTTCATGCAGGTACGAAGTTGAATCAGCAACAAGAAGTAGTCACAGATGGGGGTCGAGTATTAAATGTGACTGGAATTGGAGAAAATTTTGAGCAAGCGATCGCCCAAGCATACGCTGGTATCAAATATATTCAGTTCGATGGGATATTTTATCGGCGAGATATTGGTTATAGAGTTAGGAGTTAA
- a CDS encoding NAD-dependent epimerase/dehydratase family protein, protein MAKIIVTGAAGFIGSHLVETLLQQGEEVIGIDEFNDYYDPTLKRNNVEHLHRLPGFTLIERDIQFLDWQKLLQDVDVVYHQAAQAGVRASWGKAFRDYTERNVNATQVLLEAAKDAKHLKRLVFASSSSVYGDAETLPTHEGISPQPVSPYGITKLAAEFLCELYHKNFGVPCVTLRYFTVYGPKQRPDMAFHKFFKCILQDEAIPIYGDGQQTREFTFVSDIIAANLAAATAPQAVGKIFNIGGGSRVVLAEVLDMIEEIVGKAIKRNHIEKAMGDARHTAADVSKAHKILGYEPQVSLREGLAEEWEWIKSWYS, encoded by the coding sequence ATGGCTAAAATTATCGTTACTGGAGCCGCAGGCTTTATTGGTTCTCATCTTGTAGAAACATTGCTACAACAAGGAGAAGAAGTGATCGGGATTGATGAATTCAATGATTATTACGATCCTACATTAAAGCGTAACAATGTTGAACACTTACATCGGTTACCTGGCTTTACATTAATTGAAAGAGATATTCAGTTTTTAGATTGGCAGAAACTCCTACAAGATGTTGATGTAGTTTACCATCAAGCGGCACAAGCAGGTGTCAGAGCAAGTTGGGGTAAAGCTTTTCGAGATTACACAGAACGAAATGTTAATGCTACACAAGTTTTGCTAGAAGCAGCTAAGGATGCTAAACACCTGAAAAGATTAGTGTTTGCCTCTTCGTCAAGTGTATATGGTGATGCGGAAACATTACCCACTCACGAAGGGATTTCTCCTCAACCAGTTTCTCCTTACGGTATTACTAAGCTAGCAGCAGAGTTTTTGTGTGAACTATATCACAAAAACTTTGGCGTGCCTTGTGTGACATTGCGCTATTTCACTGTTTATGGCCCCAAACAGCGTCCAGATATGGCATTTCATAAGTTTTTTAAATGCATTTTGCAAGATGAGGCAATTCCTATTTACGGTGATGGACAACAAACGCGGGAATTTACTTTTGTTAGTGATATCATCGCCGCCAATTTAGCTGCCGCCACTGCACCCCAAGCAGTGGGAAAAATCTTTAATATTGGTGGTGGTAGCAGAGTGGTTTTAGCAGAAGTTTTGGATATGATTGAAGAAATTGTTGGGAAAGCAATCAAAAGAAACCACATAGAAAAGGCAATGGGAGACGCCCGTCACACCGCTGCTGATGTATCTAAAGCGCATAAAATTCTGGGATATGAGCCGCAAGTCTCCCTGAGAGAGGGTTTGGCAGAGGAATGGGAGTGGATTAAATCTTGGTATTCCTAA
- the argS gene encoding arginine--tRNA ligase, with translation MNATQEQLKEQVEQALVAAFGADFAGVDPILVPASNPKFGDYQANVALSLSKKLGKQPRAIAGAIVEKLDVSEICEPPEIAGPGFINLKLKTAYLEAQLNAIQADPRLGVPAAKTPKREIVDFSSPNIAKEMHVGHLRSTIIGDAIARILEFQGHDVLRLNHVGDWGTQFGMLIAYLREVYPDALTTANALDIGDLVSFYRKAKQRFDADEAFQETARQEVVRLQAGAEDTLHAWKLLCEQSRREFQIIYELLDIKLTERGESFYNPLLSGVVEDLDKSGLLVENQGAKCVFLEGFTNREGEPLPLIVQKSDGGYNYATTDLASLRYRIQQDQAKRIIYVTDAGQGNHFAQFFQVARKAGWIPDDVELVHIPFGLVLGEDGKKFKTRSGDTVRLRDLLDEAVSRSHADLKTRLQEEERQETEEFINEVARVVGISAVKYADLSQNRTSNYIFSYDKMLDLKGNTAPYMLYVYARIQGISRKGDINFKELGNNAVLLQHETELALAKYLLQLDEIISSVEQDLLPNRLCEYLYELSKKFNQFYDRNQGVQVLEAEEPQRTSRLVLCDLTARTLKLGLSLLGIQVLERM, from the coding sequence ATGAATGCTACACAAGAACAACTAAAAGAGCAGGTTGAGCAGGCTTTAGTCGCGGCTTTTGGCGCTGACTTCGCTGGAGTAGATCCAATTTTGGTTCCTGCTAGCAATCCTAAATTTGGGGATTATCAGGCGAATGTGGCTTTATCCCTGAGTAAAAAGTTAGGAAAGCAACCAAGAGCGATCGCAGGTGCGATCGTTGAGAAACTAGATGTATCCGAAATCTGCGAACCGCCAGAAATCGCTGGGCCAGGATTTATCAATCTAAAACTCAAAACGGCATACTTAGAAGCACAACTCAATGCGATTCAAGCAGATCCCAGACTAGGAGTTCCAGCCGCGAAAACGCCGAAGCGAGAAATTGTGGATTTTTCCAGTCCGAATATTGCCAAAGAAATGCATGTTGGACACTTGCGCTCTACAATTATTGGCGATGCGATCGCTCGGATTTTAGAATTTCAAGGACACGATGTACTGCGGTTAAATCATGTAGGTGATTGGGGTACGCAGTTTGGCATGTTAATCGCCTATCTGCGGGAAGTTTACCCAGACGCGCTTACTACCGCAAATGCTTTAGATATTGGTGATTTAGTCTCTTTTTATCGCAAAGCCAAACAACGCTTTGATGCAGATGAAGCTTTTCAAGAGACAGCACGCCAGGAAGTTGTCAGATTACAAGCAGGTGCAGAAGATACACTCCATGCTTGGAAACTACTGTGTGAACAATCACGTAGGGAGTTTCAAATAATTTATGAGTTGCTGGATATCAAGTTAACTGAACGCGGAGAATCTTTCTATAACCCTTTACTATCTGGTGTTGTAGAAGATTTAGATAAATCTGGATTACTAGTAGAAAACCAAGGCGCAAAATGCGTTTTTCTGGAAGGGTTTACAAATAGAGAAGGTGAACCTTTACCCTTAATTGTGCAGAAATCAGACGGCGGTTATAACTACGCCACAACAGATTTAGCATCTCTCCGCTACCGGATTCAGCAGGATCAAGCAAAGCGGATAATTTATGTAACCGATGCTGGACAAGGAAACCACTTTGCCCAATTTTTCCAGGTAGCACGCAAAGCCGGATGGATTCCTGATGATGTGGAATTAGTCCATATTCCCTTTGGGTTGGTGTTAGGAGAAGATGGTAAGAAATTCAAAACTCGTTCTGGGGATACTGTGCGGTTGCGAGATTTGTTAGATGAAGCTGTTTCTCGTTCCCATGCAGACTTAAAAACTAGATTACAAGAAGAAGAACGGCAAGAAACTGAAGAATTTATTAATGAAGTGGCTAGGGTAGTTGGCATCAGTGCAGTTAAATATGCAGACTTAAGCCAAAACCGCACCAGTAACTACATCTTCAGCTACGACAAAATGCTGGATCTCAAAGGTAATACTGCGCCCTATATGCTGTATGTTTATGCCCGGATTCAGGGGATTAGCCGCAAGGGTGATATTAACTTTAAGGAGTTGGGAAACAATGCTGTCCTGTTGCAGCATGAAACAGAATTAGCGCTGGCAAAATATTTACTTCAACTGGATGAAATTATTAGTAGTGTAGAGCAAGACTTGCTGCCCAACCGTTTATGTGAGTATTTGTATGAACTGAGTAAAAAGTTTAATCAGTTTTACGATCGCAATCAGGGAGTTCAGGTGTTAGAAGCGGAGGAACCACAGCGGACATCCCGCTTGGTTTTATGTGATTTGACTGCTAGAACCCTGAAGTTGGGACTATCTTTGTTAGGAATTCAGGTGTTAGAAAGAATGTAA
- a CDS encoding DUF4114 domain-containing protein, translating to MKLNLLTALIAATATLTGLVSKVETASAADFSWDNSWTQPTVYNKSQTGFNDTPFQQFVQAESVVLPNSGQFKLDPTQLNLKYDHDVSVYFINEGAGYRNQLAFNATGTTNKSGLLFNDISCEGDGCVGGWGGNALKFGDGVNIGNVTAGTQLDLWLRADGLNRGNSANIFGTETASNADGLQHAVAYAYNNYIILAFEDLYGGLHASGVDSATGKSNEGSDRDFNDVIVVLDVGEANVRELIGATVPEPSVTLSMFAVGAVGMFGLRRRRQTRTSN from the coding sequence ATGAAACTTAATTTACTCACTGCCTTGATTGCCGCTACAGCTACCTTAACCGGATTAGTTTCCAAAGTAGAAACTGCATCTGCTGCTGATTTTAGCTGGGATAATTCCTGGACTCAACCAACGGTATACAATAAGTCTCAAACTGGTTTTAACGACACTCCTTTTCAACAATTTGTTCAAGCTGAAAGCGTTGTTCTCCCAAACAGTGGACAATTTAAATTAGACCCCACTCAATTAAACCTAAAATACGACCATGATGTTTCTGTTTACTTTATCAATGAGGGCGCAGGTTATAGAAACCAGTTAGCCTTTAATGCCACAGGAACTACTAACAAGTCTGGGCTGCTTTTTAATGATATTTCTTGTGAAGGAGACGGGTGTGTTGGTGGTTGGGGCGGTAATGCCCTAAAATTTGGTGATGGGGTCAATATTGGCAATGTTACCGCAGGTACTCAACTCGACTTATGGTTGAGAGCTGATGGTCTCAACCGTGGCAACTCTGCCAATATATTTGGTACTGAAACTGCCTCTAATGCTGACGGACTACAGCACGCTGTTGCTTATGCTTACAACAACTACATCATACTGGCATTCGAGGATTTATACGGTGGTTTACACGCTTCAGGGGTAGATTCTGCAACTGGCAAGTCGAACGAAGGTTCTGACCGTGACTTTAATGATGTTATTGTCGTTCTTGATGTCGGTGAGGCAAATGTTAGAGAGTTAATTGGTGCTACCGTTCCTGAACCATCTGTTACTCTGTCAATGTTCGCAGTGGGAGCAGTTGGTATGTTTGGATTGCGTCGTCGCCGTCAAACTCGCACTTCTAACTAA
- a CDS encoding tetratricopeptide repeat protein, producing the protein MNDEFYNRGLEKARRKDYAGAIEEFNHALQLTPYFSEAYLQRGLAYYDSGAILKAVSDYTEALKLNPESVEAYYCRGLARVALKNLPGALEDVERAIRLNLNYAAAYNLRGMVRRKQGYIQDAIANFKKAAQLYLEQQDKENCRLCLELIKQLQPPEKSVVQQPHSTNAPILSTKEYFTQLLDKAEKGDTQEALADLNWVLKADPQDAQAYCCRGVVRCKMGNYREAIADFNQALRLNFQDAIVYRNRGKARSVLGDHQGAIADLNQALQIQPEDALVYIARGNAYRAMGNYIDAIQDYTQALQINPDDAHAYYNRGIAYTCLEEMQNAVENYQQAASIFCEQEDWGNYQQVLSSLEKIQKFSPESKKQKYNLLRQRLLRMVGGYWEIAERLIEQKQNYYPGMSDEWYLQKVIDDLERDRGR; encoded by the coding sequence ATGAATGACGAATTCTACAATAGAGGATTGGAAAAGGCTAGGCGAAAAGACTACGCTGGAGCAATTGAGGAATTTAACCATGCTTTACAACTGACACCTTACTTTAGCGAAGCTTACTTGCAACGGGGTTTGGCATATTATGACTCAGGAGCAATCCTTAAGGCTGTTTCAGATTATACCGAAGCCCTGAAGTTGAATCCTGAGAGTGTAGAGGCGTATTATTGTCGTGGATTAGCCAGGGTGGCGCTGAAAAATTTGCCGGGGGCGCTGGAGGATGTGGAACGGGCTATTCGTCTTAATCTCAATTATGCTGCTGCTTATAATTTACGGGGGATGGTGCGGCGCAAACAGGGTTATATTCAAGATGCGATCGCTAACTTTAAAAAAGCTGCACAATTATATCTAGAACAACAGGATAAAGAGAATTGTCGTCTGTGTCTGGAACTAATTAAACAGCTACAACCCCCAGAAAAATCTGTTGTACAGCAACCACATTCCACTAATGCGCCAATTTTATCCACAAAGGAATATTTCACGCAATTATTAGACAAGGCTGAAAAAGGAGATACCCAAGAGGCACTCGCCGATTTAAACTGGGTATTAAAAGCCGATCCGCAAGATGCCCAAGCTTACTGCTGCCGTGGTGTTGTCCGTTGTAAAATGGGAAATTATCGAGAAGCGATCGCAGATTTTAATCAAGCATTGCGACTAAATTTCCAAGATGCCATTGTCTATCGCAACCGAGGCAAAGCCCGTTCTGTATTGGGAGATCATCAAGGAGCGATCGCAGACCTTAATCAAGCACTCCAAATACAACCCGAAGATGCCTTAGTTTATATTGCCAGAGGTAATGCCTATCGGGCAATGGGCAATTATATCGATGCAATTCAAGATTACACCCAAGCGCTGCAAATTAATCCTGATGATGCTCATGCTTACTACAATCGCGGTATTGCCTATACTTGCTTAGAAGAAATGCAAAACGCCGTGGAGAATTATCAACAGGCGGCGAGTATTTTTTGTGAACAAGAAGATTGGGGAAATTATCAACAAGTTTTAAGTAGCCTAGAAAAAATCCAGAAATTTAGTCCAGAGTCAAAAAAGCAAAAATATAACCTGTTACGTCAGCGACTTTTACGAATGGTGGGGGGATACTGGGAGATTGCCGAACGATTAATTGAGCAAAAGCAGAATTACTATCCTGGGATGTCAGACGAGTGGTATTTGCAAAAAGTGATTGATGATTTAGAACGCGATCGCGGTAGATAA